Proteins encoded together in one Otariodibacter oris window:
- the nlpD gene encoding murein hydrolase activator NlpD, whose amino-acid sequence MQKFLFVPLTALILAACSSNPPAPVIDANGTLNSGPMRTVPDANSGWQTDVQNTPMPSSMTQTYPVPAPQPTYQAPPQPLSTSQPMSVPQPIPTTPVAIPQPVSTQPMATTKPAVSQDFTIPRDEKNAPIYSQIDKGFYNGDTYTVRKGDTIFLVAYIAGKDVKEVAALNNIQEPYPLQIGQVLKLGNSTPVSGPTAPVTQTAQKVPQPAVVEPVQPQVTYTQAPNGTAYGSDGTVTGPIKAGTASSRPPVNNTPTITATTATVPASTASTTKDTNTPAPSSSIRWQWPTQGRIISGFSSAEGGNKGIDIAGTKGQAVKAAAAGKVVYAGNALQGYGNLIIIKHNDNFLSAYAHNDSIKVDEQDNVKAGETIATLGNTGTNTNKLHFEIRYLGKSVDPTRYLPKR is encoded by the coding sequence ATGCAAAAATTTTTATTCGTGCCTCTTACAGCGCTAATTTTAGCCGCATGTAGTTCTAATCCACCAGCACCTGTTATTGATGCAAATGGCACGCTAAATTCTGGACCGATGAGAACTGTACCAGATGCCAATTCTGGCTGGCAAACTGATGTACAAAATACACCAATGCCAAGCTCAATGACTCAAACTTATCCAGTACCTGCGCCGCAACCAACTTATCAGGCACCACCTCAACCACTCTCAACAAGTCAGCCAATGAGTGTACCTCAGCCTATACCGACGACACCAGTTGCTATACCACAACCAGTATCAACACAACCAATGGCTACAACTAAGCCAGCAGTATCACAAGATTTCACAATCCCTCGTGATGAAAAAAATGCGCCAATCTATAGTCAAATCGATAAAGGATTTTATAACGGTGATACTTATACGGTAAGAAAAGGTGATACGATTTTCCTCGTAGCATACATTGCAGGTAAGGATGTAAAAGAAGTCGCCGCACTTAATAATATTCAAGAACCTTATCCATTACAGATAGGACAAGTACTTAAACTGGGTAATTCAACCCCTGTATCTGGACCAACAGCCCCTGTTACTCAAACAGCACAAAAAGTTCCTCAACCTGCTGTTGTTGAACCTGTGCAACCACAAGTCACCTACACTCAAGCACCTAATGGTACAGCGTATGGTTCAGATGGTACAGTAACGGGACCGATTAAGGCCGGTACCGCTTCTTCTAGACCACCTGTTAACAATACACCAACAATTACTGCAACTACAGCTACTGTTCCAGCAAGTACAGCATCCACAACAAAAGATACAAATACACCGGCTCCATCTTCCTCAATTAGATGGCAGTGGCCAACTCAAGGACGCATCATTTCTGGATTTTCTTCAGCTGAAGGTGGTAATAAAGGTATTGATATTGCAGGGACAAAAGGTCAAGCAGTTAAAGCAGCTGCGGCAGGTAAAGTAGTTTATGCAGGCAATGCCTTACAGGGTTATGGTAACTTAATTATTATTAAGCATAATGATAATTTCTTAAGTGCATATGCCCATAATGATAGTATCAAAGTTGATGAACAAGATAATGTAAAAGCGGGTGAAACCATTGCTACTCTTGGTAACACTGGTACAAATACCAACAAATTACATTTCGAAATTCGTTATCTTGGTAAATCTGTTGATCCAACACGTTACTTACCAAAACGTTAA
- the nudF gene encoding ADP-ribose diphosphatase, which yields MSKIHQFSQKDLEIIREEVVYKGHFELKKIFFRHKLFSGGMSGEVLRELMIKGAASAVIAYDPVKDNVILVEQVRIGAYDPNSSNSPWLVELIAGMIDTDESPEEVAIRESKEEAGITISNLEHAVSIWDSPGGAVERLHLFLGLVDSTEVGGIHGLKEENEDILVHVVSREQAYQWVEEGKIDNVIAVVGLQWLQLHYHKYIQKKG from the coding sequence ATGAGTAAAATTCATCAATTTTCCCAAAAAGATTTAGAGATCATTCGTGAAGAAGTCGTTTATAAAGGGCATTTTGAACTTAAAAAAATATTTTTCCGCCATAAATTATTTTCTGGCGGCATGAGTGGTGAAGTACTTCGAGAGCTGATGATTAAAGGGGCTGCCTCGGCAGTCATTGCTTATGATCCCGTTAAAGATAATGTCATCTTAGTCGAGCAAGTACGCATTGGCGCTTATGATCCTAACAGTTCAAATTCACCGTGGTTGGTTGAATTAATTGCGGGTATGATTGATACCGATGAATCTCCAGAAGAAGTGGCGATTCGTGAGAGTAAAGAAGAAGCAGGAATCACTATCAGCAATCTAGAACACGCAGTCAGTATTTGGGATAGCCCCGGTGGTGCAGTTGAGCGTTTGCATCTTTTCCTTGGCTTAGTCGATAGCACTGAAGTGGGTGGTATTCACGGTTTAAAAGAAGAAAACGAGGATATTTTAGTCCACGTTGTCAGCCGTGAACAAGCGTATCAATGGGTGGAAGAAGGTAAAATTGATAATGTGATTGCAGTAGTTGGTCTCCAATGGTTACAACTGCATTATCATAAATATATCCAGAAAAAAGGCTAA
- a CDS encoding LysM peptidoglycan-binding domain-containing protein: protein MKKSFLLLPIVSMVLVACTTNSSSESSSAEVTDANIPAWQTEVQPTEMPSSMNQPVYTPQPYSQNQTVPQPSYGYDQPSAPAPQQSYGNQTTTPTNYSYNQTESIGNCQVSRDANNAPIYSQITKGCYTGSTYTVGKSDTLFLISYLAGKTPNEIAILNNLTQPYQLRVGQVLRLQ, encoded by the coding sequence ATGAAAAAATCTTTTTTACTACTTCCTATTGTTTCAATGGTGCTTGTTGCTTGTACTACAAATTCTAGCTCAGAATCATCTTCTGCAGAAGTCACTGACGCAAACATACCAGCATGGCAAACGGAAGTTCAACCTACAGAAATGCCAAGCAGTATGAATCAACCAGTCTATACTCCACAACCTTATTCTCAAAATCAAACTGTTCCGCAACCGAGTTATGGATACGACCAACCATCGGCACCGGCCCCACAACAAAGTTACGGTAACCAAACGACAACACCAACAAACTATTCATATAACCAAACAGAATCTATTGGTAATTGCCAAGTCTCAAGAGATGCAAATAATGCCCCAATTTATTCTCAAATCACAAAAGGTTGTTACACTGGAAGTACTTATACTGTAGGAAAAAGTGATACGCTATTCTTAATTTCATATCTTGCAGGTAAAACACCTAATGAAATTGCAATTTTGAACAATCTTACTCAACCTTACCAATTGAGAGTAGGGCAGGTACTTCGTTTACAATAA
- a CDS encoding DNA-3-methyladenine glycosylase I: MQTRCQWVSSQPIYIDYHDHEWGKPEYDSQKLFEKLCLEGQQAGLSWITVLQKRENYRQAFHEFDPAKIVMMTDSDIDNLMENKGLIRHRLKLNAIIKNAKAYLTMQQNGEDFSQFIWSFVDHNPIINDVPDATTVPTKTAISSAMSKALKKRGFVFVGETICYAFMQSMGLVDDHLNDCFCKTQINR, encoded by the coding sequence ATGCAGACTCGTTGCCAGTGGGTATCATCTCAACCCATTTATATAGATTATCACGATCATGAATGGGGAAAACCAGAATATGATAGTCAAAAGCTGTTTGAAAAACTGTGTTTAGAAGGACAACAAGCAGGGCTATCTTGGATCACTGTGTTACAAAAACGAGAAAATTATCGCCAAGCATTTCATGAGTTTGATCCCGCAAAAATTGTGATGATGACAGATTCAGATATAGATAATCTAATGGAAAATAAAGGTTTAATACGCCACCGCTTAAAACTCAATGCCATAATAAAAAATGCGAAAGCCTATTTAACCATGCAACAAAACGGCGAAGATTTTAGCCAATTTATTTGGTCTTTTGTTGACCATAACCCCATAATTAATGATGTGCCTGATGCGACTACAGTTCCAACCAAAACTGCTATTTCATCAGCAATGTCTAAGGCACTAAAAAAACGAGGTTTTGTGTTTGTTGGCGAGACGATTTGTTATGCATTTATGCAATCGATGGGATTAGTTGATGATCATCTTAATGATTGTTTCTGTAAGACACAAATCAATAGGTAA
- the psiE gene encoding phosphate-starvation-inducible protein PsiE: MSKLNLEGRHSIFGKLVSEGFQWLLNISLLVVGLLLAYALFYEAYSLIEILINPNEKFQIVEKIVIFFLYFEFLALIVQYFKYNYHFPLRYFLYIGITAMVRLIIVDHSSAINTLLFAVAILVMIIALYVVHTDRLHKS, encoded by the coding sequence ATGTCAAAATTAAATTTAGAAGGTAGGCATTCAATCTTTGGAAAACTAGTTTCTGAAGGGTTTCAGTGGCTATTAAATATTTCCTTATTGGTCGTTGGTCTTCTTCTTGCTTATGCCTTATTTTATGAAGCTTATTCATTAATAGAAATATTGATTAATCCTAATGAGAAATTTCAAATTGTTGAAAAAATCGTGATTTTCTTCCTCTATTTTGAATTTCTTGCACTTATCGTGCAATATTTTAAGTATAACTACCATTTTCCGTTACGCTATTTTTTGTATATCGGTATTACGGCAATGGTGCGTCTAATTATTGTCGATCACTCTAGTGCGATTAATACGCTATTATTTGCTGTCGCAATTTTAGTGATGATTATCGCACTCTATGTTGTGCATACCGATCGCTTACACAAAAGCTAA
- a CDS encoding 4'-phosphopantetheinyl transferase family protein, whose protein sequence is MMNKTDRLEIIFAHYDEPVPDEFLNYAKPIQPNPSEKQIKKWKSRRVAHFILYQLFKKYQLDTKLLDQIHRTPSDRPYILHPQIDFNISHSGDWVAVIFRYATPQKVVGIDIEHPQKIRRYNELLHYYASQQEIDEIHTPTILSQLTDLTDRFYLSWCLREAILKSQGVGIVKLSEVKHSLSQQKIASQHCPKGYLYFYHQLPFYLAYFIEQSETMLSLPEIFQWKDGSFHPITIITPITYQVNH, encoded by the coding sequence ATAATGAATAAAACTGACCGCTTGGAGATTATATTTGCTCATTATGATGAGCCTGTTCCTGATGAATTTTTGAATTATGCAAAACCGATTCAGCCCAATCCATCAGAAAAGCAGATAAAGAAATGGAAAAGTCGTCGAGTGGCTCATTTCATTTTGTATCAATTATTTAAAAAATATCAGTTGGATACAAAATTGTTAGATCAAATCCATCGTACACCAAGTGATCGCCCTTATATTTTACATCCTCAGATTGATTTCAATATTAGCCATTCAGGTGATTGGGTGGCGGTGATTTTCCGTTACGCTACGCCACAAAAAGTAGTAGGCATTGATATTGAACATCCGCAAAAAATTAGACGTTATAATGAGTTATTGCATTACTATGCATCACAGCAAGAGATAGATGAAATTCATACCCCAACCATTTTGTCTCAGTTAACAGACCTTACCGATCGTTTTTATTTGAGTTGGTGCTTAAGGGAGGCAATCCTTAAATCACAAGGGGTAGGAATTGTGAAATTATCTGAAGTAAAACATTCACTTAGCCAACAAAAAATTGCATCTCAACATTGCCCTAAAGGGTATTTATATTTTTATCATCAGTTGCCTTTTTACTTGGCTTATTTCATTGAACAGTCAGAAACTATGTTATCATTACCCGAGATATTTCAATGGAAAGATGGCTCATTCCATCCAATAACTATAATTACCCCTATCACTTATCAAGTAAATCATTAA
- a CDS encoding tetratricopeptide repeat protein translates to MIFKKYVLGIIHLLGFTTSIMATELEDTLKLAEQGNAEAQLALGNSYYWGEGIKKDHVKAFEWYQKAAKQELKEAQFNLGVMYDKGEGVKQDKKKAFEFYQKAAKQGYITAYFNLGVMYDKGESVAQDKKKAAEWYKKAAEQGYVDAQYNLGWMYDNGEGIEQDKEKAFNWYKKAAEQGDLKSQFTLGLKYDDGEGVIQNKEKAAEWYQKAAEQGYVDAQYNLGWMYDDGEGVEQDKKKAAEWYEKAAEQGYAHAQLNLAVIYDRGEGIKQDKEKAFNWYHKVAEQGDVNAQRKIGIMYSSGEGVKQNKKKAAEWYQKAAEQGDVDAQFRLGTMYQVGDGIKQNKKKALEWYQKAADQNLKEAQFIIGVTYYIGEDIKQNTQKGKEYISLACQNGLVQACDMMEKLK, encoded by the coding sequence ATGATTTTCAAAAAATATGTGTTAGGAATAATACATTTATTAGGCTTTACTACTTCGATAATGGCTACAGAACTTGAAGATACTCTTAAACTTGCAGAGCAAGGAAATGCAGAAGCTCAATTGGCTCTTGGAAATAGTTATTATTGGGGTGAAGGTATAAAAAAAGATCATGTAAAAGCTTTTGAATGGTACCAAAAAGCTGCTAAGCAAGAGCTTAAAGAGGCTCAATTCAATCTTGGAGTAATGTATGACAAAGGAGAGGGTGTTAAACAAGATAAGAAAAAAGCATTCGAGTTCTATCAAAAAGCAGCTAAACAAGGATACATAACAGCTTATTTCAATCTTGGAGTAATGTATGACAAAGGAGAGAGTGTTGCACAAGATAAGAAAAAAGCGGCAGAATGGTATAAAAAAGCCGCAGAGCAGGGATATGTAGATGCTCAATACAATCTTGGTTGGATGTATGACAATGGTGAGGGGATCGAACAGGATAAGGAAAAAGCATTTAATTGGTACAAAAAAGCGGCTGAACAAGGAGATTTAAAGTCTCAATTTACACTTGGGTTAAAATACGATGACGGAGAGGGTGTCATACAAAATAAGGAAAAAGCAGCTGAATGGTATCAAAAAGCTGCAGAGCAAGGATATGTAGATGCTCAATATAATCTTGGCTGGATGTATGATGATGGGGAAGGAGTTGAACAGGATAAGAAAAAAGCAGCCGAATGGTACGAAAAAGCTGCAGAGCAAGGATATGCGCATGCTCAACTTAATCTTGCGGTAATATATGATAGAGGCGAAGGTATAAAACAGGATAAAGAAAAAGCATTCAACTGGTACCATAAAGTTGCTGAACAAGGAGATGTCAATGCTCAACGTAAGATTGGAATAATGTATTCTAGTGGAGAAGGAGTTAAGCAGAATAAGAAAAAAGCGGCAGAGTGGTATCAAAAAGCGGCTGAACAAGGAGATGTTGATGCTCAATTCAGGCTTGGTACAATGTATCAAGTTGGAGATGGAATAAAGCAAAATAAGAAAAAAGCACTCGAATGGTATCAAAAAGCCGCTGATCAGAATCTTAAAGAAGCTCAATTTATAATTGGAGTAACATATTACATTGGAGAGGATATCAAGCAAAATACCCAAAAGGGTAAAGAATATATTTCTCTCGCTTGCCAAAATGGATTGGTACAGGCTTGTGATATGATGGAAAAATTAAAATAA